The sequence below is a genomic window from bacterium.
GAGCAGTTACAATTTAAGTATCTACTCAAAATCAAGTTAAAAAAGTAAGCTCATTACAGATTATAGTGCTATGGGTTAAGTTTCATCTCCTTTTGTCCTGACAGCGTCGGCATAAGAGCTTCCCCTCTCTTGATGGGAGGGGTTAGGGGAGGGTGGTAGCTCTTTTTCTAAAATTTTTAGCAAGAGTAATAATATTGCCCGCCCATTTCACCCTCACCCTATCCCTCTCCCATCAAGGGAGAGGGAATTTTGCTTTGTCTCCCAACTAACTGCTTAACTTAGTTTTGAGTAGTTACCAATTTAACAAACTGGTGGAAACCTAATCTTAAGTCTCTTGCTTTTTTATGGCCATCAAAGATTGCTTGCTCCCAATAAGCCTTCTATTTTCTCCTTGGCCTCACTCAGGGCTTTATCCGGGTCTTCTCCGTAAAGTGCCCGTTCGATGGCGGTGTCGACCTCCTCTTCGATCTCGACCCAGCGGGGGTGATTGGGTGGAGCCACGGCTCCCTCCATCTGCTTTAGAAACACCATTTCCTTGGGATGATTGAGGTAGTATTCGTTATTTATGGCGGCTGCAGCAGCCGGGGCTACGCTTTTCACCTCCCGGCACAGTCTGACGGCGTTATCTTCTCTGGTTAGGAAACGAAGGAAAGAGAGGGCTTCTTTTTTGTGCTGGCAGCCTTTAAAAAGCACCAACATTTCTCCACCGGCAAAGGAGGCTGATCTCCCTTTGGTGGCTGAAGGTTTAGGAATGAGGGCTACCCCAAAGTCCAGATCGGCTGCCTCCTCCGGGATACGTTTAAGGTTCCAGGCCCCTGAGATGTGCATCCCTAAGACCCCCCGTTTAAAGGCATTGTCCAGGACATCCTGTTTTTCAGCCAGACCGTATTTGGCGAGGTTGAGATAAAACTTCAAGGCCTCTTTGACTTCTGGACTATCAAGCACACATTTGTTCCCATCCAGGACATCTCCCCCATTTCCCCAGGCAAAGGGCATGAATTTTTTATAGAGGACATATCGTTCACCGGCATTGATTCCGTAACCGTAGATTTCAGGCCCT
It includes:
- a CDS encoding sugar ABC transporter substrate-binding protein is translated as MKIRGWFFVLVLPLLASCGKQEARAPGVTLTWWQFWEGKIVEPLIKDFEAENPGINIDYQQLTWANGLDKITIALASGTGPDICELGSTWVARFAHDEVLIDITNEVEALKDEYRMWEPVTYQGKIYGLPWVVGTRALFYNRTLFRQAKLDPDSPPTTWDELLEAAKAIRNLGPEIYGYGINAGERYVLYKKFMPFAWGNGGDVLDGNKCVLDSPEVKEALKFYLNLAKYGLAEKQDVLDNAFKRGVLGMHISGAWNLKRIPEEAADLDFGVALIPKPSATKGRSASFAGGEMLVLFKGCQHKKEALSFLRFLTREDNAVRLCREVKSVAPAAAAAINNEYYLNHPKEMVFLKQMEGAVAPPNHPRWVEIEEEVDTAIERALYGEDPDKALSEAKEKIEGLLGASNL